The following coding sequences lie in one Zingiber officinale cultivar Zhangliang chromosome 2B, Zo_v1.1, whole genome shotgun sequence genomic window:
- the LOC122045264 gene encoding tubby-like F-box protein 1, translating into MVRWPAARSESPEEVEREESGGKRQAEEEEGRWGRMLPELLGEIVRRVDAGGEQWPQRKDIVAYAGVCRRWRDTARGIVRQLRENGDITFPSSLKEPGPRDSPVQCLIRRNKSNSTYCLYLGLTESFTDKGKFLLAARQFKHGAHTEYIISLDADDLSQGSNAYMGKLRSNILGTKFKIYDSQPPYNGAKVSSSRTSRRFTSKQISPQVPAGNFVIGRVSYKFNLLKRGPRRMHCTLQCPSAKDTTGEGDSPKSKAHNPGTTILKNKAPRWHEHLQCWCLNFHGRVTVASVKNFQLAATEDASQPSGIGDQETVLLQFGKVGDDTFTMDFRQPLSAFQAFAICLTSFGTKFACE; encoded by the exons atggTTCGGTGGCCCGCGGCTCGATCTGAGTCGCCGGAGGAGGTAGAGAGAGAGGAGAGCGGAGGAAAACGgcaggcggaggaggaggaggggagaTGGGGAAGGATGCTGCCGGAGCTTCTGGGAGAGATCGTGAGGCGGGTGGACGCCGGCGGGGAGCAGTGGCCGCAGAGGAAGGACATCGTAGCCTACGCCGGCGTCTGTCGTAGGTGGAGAGACACGGCGCGGGGTATCGTTCGTCAGCTGCGTGAGAACGGCGACATCACCTTCCCATCTTCGCTCAAAGAG CCTGGACCGAGGGACTCTCCAGTACAATGCTTGATCAGAAGGAACAAGAGCAACTCCACATACTGTCTCTATCTCGGCCTTACAGAAT CTTTTACAGATAAGGGAAAGTTCCTTTTGGCGGCACGACAATTTAAGCATGGGGCTCACACAGAGTATATTATCTCTCTCGATGCTGATGATTTGTCTCAAGGAAGTAATGCATACATGGGAAAATTGag GTCTAATATTTTGGGTACAAAGTTTAAAATCTATGACAGCCAGCCTCCTTACAATGGTGCAAAGGTGTCAAGTAGCCGAACAAGTAGACGGTTTACCAGCAAGCAAATCAGTCCACAGGTCCCTGCCGGCAACTTTGTTATTGGGCGGGTCTCTTACAAGTTTAACCTTCTGAAAAGAGGGCCTAGGAGGATGCACTGCACTTTGCAATGTCCTTCGGCAAAGGACACAACAGGGGAGGGAGATTCTCCAAAGTCCAAGGCACACAACCCAGGGACAACCATTCTCAAGAACAAAGCTCCTCGGTGGCACGAGCACCTGCAATGCTGGTGCTTGAATTTCCACGGCCGCGTCACAGTTGCCTCCGTGAAGAACTTTCAGCTGGCAGCAACCGAAGATGCTAGCCAGCCTTCTGGGATCGGAGATCAAGAGACCGTGCTGCTACAATTTGGGAAGGTAGGGGATGATACCTTCACCATGGATTTCCGTCAGCCACTGTCAGCCTTCCAAGCCTTCGCTATCTGTCTTACTAGCTTCGGAACAAAATTTGCTTGCGAATAA